In the Octadecabacter sp. SW4 genome, one interval contains:
- a CDS encoding GIY-YIG nuclease family protein yields the protein MARKFSYVVYKITFPNGKIYIGKDIGKDGHTIRYFGSWNFARVEADFTKDELRDFTIRREILFEGPDKVEVGRREMALIVEHGANDPERGYNTVPKFRSTNETSEQI from the coding sequence ATGGCACGCAAGTTCAGCTATGTGGTCTACAAAATCACATTCCCAAACGGAAAAATTTACATCGGGAAAGATATTGGCAAAGATGGGCATACGATACGGTACTTTGGGAGCTGGAATTTTGCCCGCGTCGAAGCCGACTTCACTAAAGATGAACTGAGAGACTTCACCATACGTCGAGAAATCCTGTTTGAAGGCCCCGACAAAGTAGAAGTTGGGCGGCGAGAAATGGCTCTGATCGTTGAGCACGGGGCAAACGATCCTGAGCGAGGCTACAATACTGTGCCGAAATTTAGATCGACCAACGAAACGTCAGAGCAAATCTAG
- a CDS encoding YfjI family protein, translating to MNAITPEQFKAEGPQPLLRTIPEGAPYPVHALGPLREAVEAVQGQTQAPFAIPAQSALAVASLAVQGFADVETLGGQRAVSLYCLTIAASGERKSSCDGPLMEAVRTFEKEQADAQRNELECWKNAHAVWDAQRKKLLQECGKAKDKTSSAGAQADLDALGPEPTPPPSTDRTVSEPTYEGLVRKLGEGQPSLGLFSDEGGQFLGGFAMAKDQRTKTLAAFNDLWQGNPIQRTRAGDGSSVLYGRRLAIHLMAQPAVLRDFMADPMTADTGFLPRFLITEPTSTIGTRFYAAMRRDPTALGKFSRRLKAILETPLPMDDSTSALSPRLLPLSDQAREILAQFYDEIEAAMGNGGAYVGITGYASKSPEQAARIAAVLTLWEDIEAKQVEPLTMSHAVDLARFYLGEALRLSDAAIVSAETAKAERLRVWLLDTWPHQEILPSEVVQSGPNSLRELKTAKAALKTLEDAGWLVPMEEGSVIRGSARKLVYKISTQGLID from the coding sequence ATGAACGCAATCACCCCAGAACAATTTAAGGCCGAAGGGCCACAACCACTGTTGCGCACAATTCCAGAAGGCGCACCATATCCAGTTCATGCGCTGGGGCCACTCAGGGAAGCCGTAGAGGCAGTGCAGGGGCAAACTCAAGCGCCTTTCGCCATTCCCGCGCAGTCAGCGTTGGCGGTTGCCTCACTGGCCGTACAGGGTTTTGCCGATGTAGAGACGCTTGGCGGTCAGCGGGCAGTCTCTCTCTATTGCCTGACAATTGCGGCGTCGGGTGAGAGGAAATCCAGTTGTGACGGCCCTTTAATGGAAGCCGTGCGGACATTCGAAAAAGAACAAGCAGATGCCCAGCGCAACGAACTGGAGTGCTGGAAAAACGCACATGCCGTTTGGGACGCCCAGCGCAAAAAGCTGCTACAAGAATGCGGGAAGGCCAAAGACAAAACAAGTTCAGCGGGTGCGCAAGCCGATTTGGATGCCCTTGGGCCAGAACCTACGCCCCCGCCGTCTACAGACCGCACCGTGTCTGAACCTACCTATGAAGGGTTGGTGCGCAAACTGGGAGAGGGGCAACCAAGCCTAGGGCTGTTCTCAGACGAAGGGGGACAGTTCCTTGGCGGCTTTGCAATGGCGAAGGACCAACGCACCAAGACCCTCGCCGCGTTTAATGACCTTTGGCAGGGAAACCCTATCCAGCGCACAAGAGCTGGCGATGGCTCTAGTGTGCTCTATGGGCGCAGGCTGGCCATTCACTTGATGGCACAACCAGCGGTGCTGCGCGACTTTATGGCAGACCCGATGACAGCAGATACAGGCTTTTTGCCGCGCTTTCTGATTACGGAACCAACGAGCACAATTGGCACTCGGTTCTATGCAGCTATGCGAAGGGATCCAACCGCGCTGGGCAAGTTCTCAAGACGGCTGAAAGCTATTCTGGAAACACCCTTGCCGATGGATGATAGCACGTCAGCTTTGTCTCCAAGACTCCTGCCTCTGTCCGATCAGGCCCGCGAGATCTTAGCTCAGTTTTATGATGAAATTGAAGCGGCAATGGGCAATGGCGGGGCCTATGTGGGCATAACTGGTTATGCCTCCAAGTCACCAGAGCAAGCGGCAAGGATTGCAGCGGTTTTGACCCTCTGGGAGGATATAGAGGCCAAGCAGGTAGAGCCACTCACGATGTCTCATGCAGTAGATCTGGCACGGTTTTATCTTGGCGAGGCTCTGCGATTGTCAGACGCGGCAATCGTCTCAGCAGAAACCGCGAAGGCAGAGCGCCTGCGAGTGTGGTTGCTGGATACGTGGCCACACCAAGAGATCTTGCCAAGCGAGGTGGTGCAGTCTGGTCCGAACAGTTTGCGCGAGTTGAAAACTGCAAAGGCTGCCCTGAAAACCCTTGAGGATGCAGGGTGGCTTGTGCCTATGGAAGAAGGTTCCGTGATACGTGGCAGCGCTCGAAAACTTGTTTACAAGATAAGTACGCAGGGCCTGATCGACTAG
- the pth gene encoding aminoacyl-tRNA hydrolase has protein sequence MKMFVGLGNPGAKYAQNRHNIGFMAVDQIATDHGFAPWRAKFQGQVSEGRLGSEKIVLLKPGTFMNLSGQSVGEAMRFYKLDSTDITVFHDEIDLAPAKVRLKAGGGHAGHNGLRSIHQHIGPHYDRVRLGVGHPGHKDAVPGYVLHDFAKADAEWLDDVLRGLSDGAVALAEGDGPRALNAVALRVAPARSSTTTPKAKPALPPAADPPQDTRSALQKLADKFRQ, from the coding sequence ATGAAAATGTTTGTAGGCCTTGGCAATCCCGGCGCGAAATACGCGCAAAACCGTCATAATATCGGCTTTATGGCCGTCGACCAGATCGCCACCGATCACGGCTTTGCGCCCTGGCGCGCCAAGTTTCAGGGGCAGGTCAGTGAAGGCCGACTGGGGTCCGAAAAGATCGTGCTGCTGAAACCCGGAACCTTCATGAACCTGTCAGGCCAGTCCGTGGGCGAAGCGATGCGGTTTTACAAGCTCGACAGCACCGACATCACCGTCTTTCACGACGAAATTGATCTGGCCCCCGCCAAGGTCCGCCTGAAGGCGGGCGGCGGCCACGCGGGCCACAACGGGCTACGCTCGATCCATCAGCATATCGGGCCGCACTATGATCGCGTGCGCCTGGGCGTGGGCCATCCGGGCCACAAGGACGCGGTGCCGGGATATGTGCTGCACGATTTCGCCAAGGCGGACGCTGAATGGCTTGATGATGTGTTGCGCGGGCTGTCGGACGGTGCCGTGGCATTGGCCGAAGGGGACGGGCCGCGCGCGCTGAACGCGGTCGCCCTGCGGGTTGCGCCCGCACGCTCATCCACCACAACGCCCAAGGCAAAACCGGCCCTGCCACCCGCCGCCGATCCACCCCAGGACACGCGCAGCGCCCTGCAAAAGCTTGCCGACAAGTTCCGCCAGTGA
- a CDS encoding alpha-hydroxy acid oxidase, with amino-acid sequence MPVITSIDDLKRIYKRRTPKMFYDYAETGSWTEQTFRENTSDFDQIRLRQRVAVDMTNRTTKTQMIGQDVAMPVALAPVGLTGMQCADGEIKAAKAAEKFGVPFTLSTLSICSIEDVAENTTKPFWFQVYTLRDDDFMRRLFDRARDAGCSAIVITLDLQVQGQRHKDLKNGLSAPPKLTMASIANLATKWSWGLQMLQTKRRTFGNVIGHAKGVSDPSSLSSWIAEAFDHALDWKRVAELMKMWGGKVILKGIMDVEDAKMAAKLGADAIVVSNHGGRQLDGALSSIRMLPAIIDAVGDKVEVHLDSGIRSGQDVLKAMAMGAKGTYIGRAFVYGLGAMGEKGVTTALNVIHKELDTTMALCGKRDIHDVGRDILLVPKDFQGSWA; translated from the coding sequence ATGCCCGTCATCACCTCAATCGACGATCTGAAACGCATCTATAAGCGCCGCACGCCGAAAATGTTTTACGACTACGCCGAAACCGGCAGTTGGACGGAACAAACGTTTCGCGAAAACACCTCGGATTTTGACCAAATCCGCCTGCGCCAGCGGGTAGCGGTGGATATGACGAACCGCACGACCAAGACGCAGATGATCGGGCAGGATGTGGCGATGCCCGTGGCCCTTGCCCCTGTTGGGCTGACGGGCATGCAATGCGCCGATGGTGAAATCAAGGCCGCCAAGGCGGCGGAAAAGTTCGGCGTGCCCTTCACGCTGTCGACCCTCTCGATCTGCTCGATCGAGGACGTGGCGGAAAATACGACCAAACCATTCTGGTTTCAGGTCTATACCCTGAGGGACGATGATTTCATGCGCCGCCTGTTTGATCGCGCGCGCGATGCGGGGTGCAGCGCCATCGTCATCACGCTTGATCTGCAAGTGCAGGGCCAGCGCCACAAAGACCTCAAGAACGGGCTTTCCGCCCCGCCGAAACTGACAATGGCCAGTATTGCGAACCTTGCAACCAAATGGTCCTGGGGATTGCAGATGTTGCAAACCAAGCGGCGCACGTTCGGCAATGTGATCGGCCATGCCAAGGGTGTCTCTGATCCGTCGTCCCTGTCGTCCTGGATCGCCGAAGCCTTCGATCATGCCCTTGATTGGAAGCGCGTCGCCGAATTGATGAAAATGTGGGGCGGCAAGGTGATCCTCAAGGGGATCATGGACGTCGAAGACGCCAAAATGGCCGCCAAACTGGGCGCGGATGCGATTGTCGTGTCCAACCACGGCGGGCGGCAATTGGACGGCGCGCTGTCGTCGATCCGTATGCTGCCCGCGATCATTGACGCGGTCGGTGACAAGGTCGAAGTGCATCTCGATAGCGGAATCCGGTCAGGTCAGGACGTCCTCAAGGCGATGGCGATGGGGGCCAAGGGCACCTATATCGGGCGCGCCTTTGTCTATGGTCTTGGGGCGATGGGCGAAAAGGGCGTGACTACGGCACTGAACGTCATTCACAAGGAACTTGATACGACAATGGCGCTCTGCGGCAAGCGCGATATTCACGATGTGGGCCGCGATATCCTGTTGGTTCCCAAGGATTTTCAAGGGTCGTGGGCCTAG
- the ychF gene encoding redox-regulated ATPase YchF: protein MGFKMGIVGLPNVGKSTLFNALTRTAAAQAANFPFCTIEPNVGDVAVPDKRLDQLAAIAGSKQIIPTRMTFVDIAGLVKGASKGEGLGNQFLANIREVDAIAHVLRCFEDGDVTHVEGRVDPVADAATIETELMLADLESIEKRLVNITRKVRGGDKEAVQQERLLKAAQTVLEDGKPARLVEVDADDAKQWKMLQLLTTKPVLYVCNVGEDESVSGNAHSAAVAEMAAAEGNAHVIISAQIEEEISQLDADEAEMFLTEMGLAEAGLDRLIEAGYQLLHLETYFTVGPKEARAWTIRAGTTAPKAAGVIHGDFEKGFIRAETIAFDDFVSLGGEQPAKEAGKMRAEGKGYIVKDGDVLHFLFNT from the coding sequence ATGGGTTTCAAGATGGGTATCGTGGGTTTGCCGAACGTGGGCAAATCGACTTTGTTTAATGCGCTCACTCGCACGGCGGCGGCGCAAGCGGCGAACTTTCCGTTTTGTACGATTGAACCCAACGTCGGCGATGTGGCTGTGCCCGATAAACGGCTGGACCAACTGGCGGCGATTGCCGGATCGAAACAGATCATTCCCACCCGCATGACATTTGTGGATATCGCGGGCCTTGTGAAGGGCGCCAGCAAGGGCGAGGGGCTGGGCAACCAGTTTCTGGCCAATATCCGCGAGGTGGACGCGATTGCCCATGTGCTGCGCTGTTTCGAGGACGGCGATGTGACCCATGTCGAGGGGCGCGTTGATCCGGTCGCCGATGCCGCCACGATTGAAACCGAACTGATGCTGGCCGATCTGGAAAGCATCGAAAAGCGTCTGGTCAATATCACCCGCAAGGTGCGCGGCGGCGACAAGGAAGCGGTGCAACAGGAACGTCTGCTCAAGGCCGCCCAAACGGTGCTTGAAGACGGCAAACCCGCCCGTCTGGTCGAGGTTGACGCAGATGACGCCAAGCAGTGGAAGATGTTGCAACTGCTCACGACCAAGCCGGTTCTTTATGTCTGCAACGTGGGCGAGGACGAAAGCGTGTCCGGCAATGCCCATTCCGCTGCCGTTGCCGAAATGGCCGCCGCCGAGGGCAACGCCCATGTCATCATCAGCGCCCAGATCGAGGAGGAAATCAGCCAGCTGGACGCCGATGAGGCCGAGATGTTCCTGACCGAAATGGGTCTGGCCGAGGCCGGTTTGGACCGCCTGATCGAAGCGGGATATCAGTTGCTGCACCTTGAGACCTATTTTACCGTTGGCCCGAAAGAGGCCCGCGCCTGGACGATCCGCGCAGGCACGACCGCACCCAAGGCCGCCGGCGTGATCCACGGTGATTTCGAAAAAGGGTTCATCCGCGCCGAGACGATCGCCTTTGATGACTTCGTCAGCCTGGGCGGTGAACAGCCTGCCAAGGAAGCCGGTAAAATGCGCGCCGAAGGCAAGGGCTATATCGTCAAGGATGGCGATGTGCTGCACTTCCTGTTCAACACCTGA
- a CDS encoding 50S ribosomal protein L25/general stress protein Ctc, translating into MAGKIPDLHADIRTGTGKGAARSARRAGNVPGIVYGGDADPLPISIPFNPLLTRLRAGRFMSTLFNLKVEGQEDVRVICRNVQRDVVKDLPTHLDLLRLKRTSKIALFLTVEFVNEDAAPGIKKGGVLTVVRPEIELLVTAGDIPEHIIVDLTGLEVGDTVTISSIDLPKGVKPTIDRDFVIANIQAPSSLRSADDEDEAEEEVAADDVPTAGDDAAAEE; encoded by the coding sequence ATGGCAGGTAAAATTCCTGATCTTCACGCTGACATCCGCACCGGCACAGGCAAGGGTGCGGCTCGTTCCGCCCGCCGCGCGGGCAACGTTCCCGGTATCGTTTATGGCGGTGACGCCGATCCGTTGCCGATTTCGATCCCCTTTAACCCGCTGCTGACGCGCCTGCGCGCCGGCCGCTTCATGTCGACCCTGTTCAACCTCAAGGTCGAGGGCCAGGAAGACGTCCGTGTGATCTGCCGCAACGTGCAGCGCGATGTCGTCAAAGACCTGCCAACGCACCTTGACCTGCTGCGCCTCAAGCGCACGTCGAAAATTGCGCTGTTCCTGACGGTTGAATTCGTCAACGAAGACGCGGCACCCGGCATCAAAAAGGGCGGCGTGCTGACAGTTGTGCGCCCTGAAATCGAACTGCTGGTAACTGCGGGCGATATTCCTGAACATATCATCGTTGACCTGACCGGTCTTGAAGTCGGCGATACGGTCACGATCTCGTCGATTGATCTGCCCAAAGGCGTCAAGCCAACCATCGACCGCGATTTTGTGATCGCCAACATTCAGGCACCTTCCAGCCTGCGGTCCGCCGATGACGAGGATGAGGCCGAAGAAGAAGTCGCAGCCGACGACGTGCCAACTGCTGGCGACGACGCGGCGGCCGAGGAATAA
- a CDS encoding competence protein CoiA family protein, which produces MGQIAIKRRTGEVIEAFSVSSDEWNEIRREVIGTYLMPQSEWPAVPKVSIRGLRYFAHHPGFEGAKPEPESYAHTRLKIDVAKAARRLGYQADLEEAGTCPKGSQWRADVMVTDHNNAKIAFEVQLSSQTLNEYRLRTERYVASNIRCCWIFPKRKGSTKLTSLEQAIRHENKQFNDESTLIQIADEHLQALSFFMDSKDTYPEELPMLHLHGAIGQNSNKEFDVAILNIIKKKTRWERPYWYWSEI; this is translated from the coding sequence TTGGGACAGATTGCAATAAAGCGTAGGACAGGCGAAGTCATAGAAGCTTTTTCTGTCAGTAGCGATGAGTGGAATGAGATCCGCCGTGAGGTCATCGGCACCTATCTGATGCCCCAAAGCGAGTGGCCAGCAGTTCCAAAGGTATCAATCAGAGGGCTTCGTTACTTTGCGCATCATCCCGGCTTTGAAGGAGCGAAGCCTGAGCCAGAAAGCTACGCTCATACACGTCTGAAAATTGACGTTGCGAAAGCGGCGCGCCGTCTTGGCTACCAAGCCGATCTAGAAGAAGCTGGGACCTGCCCTAAAGGTTCACAATGGCGAGCAGACGTTATGGTTACCGATCACAACAACGCAAAAATAGCCTTTGAAGTTCAGCTATCCAGTCAGACCTTAAATGAGTATCGGCTCCGAACTGAGCGCTATGTAGCATCAAATATCCGATGTTGCTGGATCTTCCCAAAACGTAAAGGTTCAACGAAACTCACCTCGCTAGAACAAGCAATACGCCATGAAAATAAACAGTTTAATGATGAGAGCACGTTGATTCAAATTGCAGACGAACATTTACAAGCCTTGAGCTTCTTTATGGACAGCAAAGACACTTACCCAGAAGAATTACCCATGCTCCACTTGCATGGCGCTATTGGCCAGAATTCCAACAAGGAGTTTGATGTGGCAATCCTAAATATAATCAAAAAAAAGACGCGTTGGGAGAGGCCCTATTGGTATTGGAGCGAAATTTGA
- a CDS encoding MFS transporter → MSVVSALILSRRPASAFVVVGLFWGGFAAYVPVIKEQLGVNDAQFGTLLLGSAFGLVSSMFLAPRVDRILGARGMQFAAILLAFIWLFPAQITTPAWFFVAFVGVGLCSGLLDVIMNARVSELEGRTGRSLMNGNHAMFSVAYATGALITGAAREGGLDPLWVFGGMGVVTLAIAAQLRMDVDTVEPADGLRGRYPLIPIIVCGGIVLVAFMSEATVEAWSALHVERTLGGGAAEGALGPAMLGITMAFGRFSGQVVSEKLREVTVVFWASLISASGALIAAFAPTPLVAYIGFGILGLGVSVIGPMGLALVGKLVAPHHRTEAISKAAVMGFSGFFLAPVFMGYLSQAMGLRVAFASVALLLVMAAPLSLVAARLRMAIKAA, encoded by the coding sequence ATGTCCGTTGTTAGCGCTCTCATATTGTCCCGCCGTCCTGCCTCTGCCTTTGTGGTGGTTGGCTTGTTTTGGGGCGGGTTTGCGGCCTATGTTCCTGTAATAAAAGAGCAATTGGGCGTGAATGACGCGCAGTTCGGCACGCTTTTGCTGGGCTCGGCCTTTGGGCTTGTGTCGTCGATGTTTCTGGCCCCGCGGGTGGACAGAATCTTGGGGGCAAGGGGCATGCAATTCGCGGCGATCCTGTTGGCCTTCATCTGGCTGTTCCCTGCACAGATCACAACACCTGCGTGGTTTTTCGTCGCCTTTGTCGGTGTGGGCCTGTGTTCCGGCTTGCTTGACGTCATCATGAACGCGCGGGTGAGCGAGTTGGAAGGGCGCACGGGCCGCAGCCTGATGAACGGTAATCACGCCATGTTTTCGGTGGCTTATGCCACGGGCGCATTGATCACAGGTGCCGCGCGCGAAGGCGGGCTTGACCCGCTTTGGGTGTTTGGCGGCATGGGGGTGGTGACGCTGGCGATCGCGGCGCAACTGCGCATGGATGTCGATACGGTTGAACCGGCTGACGGTCTGCGTGGGCGTTACCCATTGATCCCGATCATTGTGTGCGGCGGGATTGTTCTGGTTGCCTTCATGTCCGAGGCCACGGTCGAAGCATGGTCGGCCCTGCATGTGGAACGCACCCTTGGCGGGGGTGCGGCCGAGGGCGCGCTTGGCCCCGCGATGCTGGGGATCACGATGGCGTTCGGGCGGTTTTCGGGGCAGGTCGTGTCGGAAAAACTGCGCGAAGTCACGGTGGTCTTCTGGGCCTCGCTGATTTCCGCAAGTGGCGCGTTGATCGCGGCTTTCGCGCCGACCCCTTTGGTGGCCTATATCGGCTTTGGCATCCTGGGGCTGGGGGTGTCTGTGATCGGCCCGATGGGACTTGCGCTGGTCGGCAAACTGGTTGCGCCACACCACCGGACCGAGGCGATCAGCAAGGCCGCCGTCATGGGCTTTTCGGGCTTTTTCCTTGCGCCCGTGTTCATGGGATATCTGAGCCAGGCAATGGGCCTGCGCGTGGCATTTGCCTCTGTCGCGTTGTTATTGGTGATGGCCGCGCCGCTGTCGCTGGTCGCCGCACGGCTGCGCATGGCAATCAAGGCCGCCTAG
- a CDS encoding site-specific integrase codes for MPSSGIRTPKKALTAAFVRSTTAAGKHFDGNGLYLFVKPNGAKQWVQRINIRGKRTEMGLGSADLVPLSEAREAALENRKLARSGGDPLKAKREAQDVLTFEEAAHKVHEMNKPSWSNAKHAAQFISTLETYAFPTLGKYKVGEITTADVLAVLTPIWLTKQETARRVRQRIGTVMKWAIAQGWRQDNPAQNIEQALPKQTKAVKHRKALPYADVADCIEVVKASGAGRTTKLALEFLILTAARSGEVREAVWDEIYPDMRSPANPANSANRAEWIIPAERMKMKREHRIPLCKRAVDILHEAKELNDGGIYVFAGTKQGRPLSDMTLSKLVKELGFDVDVHGFRTSFRTWAQEKTDVSREVAEAALAHSIKDASEAAYARSDLFEKRRVLMDDWAAYLAKDAL; via the coding sequence GTGCCTAGTTCAGGAATTCGAACACCCAAGAAGGCTCTAACAGCCGCGTTTGTTCGCTCAACCACCGCAGCGGGCAAGCACTTCGATGGCAACGGCCTATACCTGTTTGTTAAACCCAACGGTGCGAAGCAGTGGGTGCAGAGAATTAACATAAGGGGCAAGCGCACCGAGATGGGCTTAGGCAGCGCTGATCTTGTACCTTTGTCTGAGGCCCGCGAAGCGGCCCTAGAGAACCGAAAGCTTGCACGGTCTGGAGGAGATCCCCTAAAGGCAAAGCGCGAAGCTCAAGACGTGCTGACCTTCGAGGAGGCGGCCCACAAAGTTCATGAGATGAACAAGCCAAGCTGGTCGAACGCCAAACATGCCGCGCAGTTTATCAGTACGCTGGAAACCTACGCCTTTCCAACCTTAGGTAAATACAAGGTCGGTGAAATCACAACAGCAGATGTGCTTGCCGTTCTAACGCCGATCTGGCTTACCAAACAGGAAACGGCAAGGCGCGTTCGTCAACGTATCGGGACCGTGATGAAATGGGCCATTGCTCAAGGTTGGCGGCAGGACAACCCCGCACAGAACATCGAACAGGCACTGCCCAAACAGACTAAGGCCGTGAAGCACCGCAAGGCATTACCCTATGCCGATGTGGCCGATTGCATAGAGGTTGTGAAAGCCTCTGGCGCTGGGCGCACAACGAAGCTGGCCCTAGAATTCTTGATCCTGACAGCGGCGCGCTCTGGCGAAGTACGTGAAGCAGTTTGGGATGAAATTTATCCAGATATGCGCAGCCCCGCTAATCCTGCTAATTCCGCTAATCGGGCCGAATGGATCATTCCAGCAGAGCGCATGAAAATGAAGCGCGAACATCGAATTCCCCTATGCAAACGTGCCGTTGATATCCTTCACGAAGCCAAAGAGCTGAACGATGGCGGGATCTACGTTTTTGCAGGAACAAAGCAGGGCCGCCCCCTTTCGGATATGACGCTTTCCAAGTTGGTCAAAGAACTTGGCTTTGACGTTGACGTTCACGGCTTCAGGACTTCTTTTCGAACTTGGGCGCAAGAAAAGACAGACGTCTCCCGCGAAGTGGCCGAAGCTGCGTTGGCCCATAGCATCAAGGATGCCTCCGAAGCGGCCTATGCGCGTTCAGATCTGTTTGAAAAGCGGCGTGTTCTGATGGATGATTGGGCGGCATATTTAGCGAAAGACGCTCTATGA
- a CDS encoding toprim domain-containing protein, with protein sequence MTDAKTLTTALKGRWHGRYGLAFCPAHHNTKTPALSLSNGSEGQILAHCHAGCDFLDILEALKGMGLLEGRGTYTPPDPAEQAKRRRQEKVRLTQRATQARQAWDSAQPIAGTLAETYLRKRGITCALPETLRFNPSCWHHSAQRIPAMIGQIEGGEGFAVHRTYLSSGGSKAELSPNRAMLGSCKGGAVRVCDGNGPLVVAEGIETALSLASGLLDGPSMIWAALSTSGMQALSLPALPHKMIIASDSDDNGAGRRAAQALAQRASQLGWEVSLLPAPQGQDWNDYLNMKGGAA encoded by the coding sequence ATGACGGATGCAAAGACGTTGACTACGGCACTCAAAGGGCGCTGGCACGGTCGCTATGGCCTTGCCTTCTGCCCAGCGCACCACAACACCAAAACCCCTGCGCTTAGCCTCTCTAATGGATCAGAAGGCCAGATCTTGGCGCATTGCCATGCGGGCTGTGACTTCTTGGACATTCTGGAGGCGCTCAAAGGCATGGGGCTGCTTGAAGGGCGCGGAACCTATACGCCACCCGATCCAGCAGAGCAGGCGAAACGGCGCAGGCAAGAAAAAGTGAGACTAACCCAACGTGCAACCCAAGCGCGGCAAGCCTGGGATAGCGCCCAGCCGATTGCAGGCACCTTGGCGGAAACCTATCTGCGCAAACGCGGGATCACCTGCGCCTTGCCTGAAACTCTGCGGTTCAATCCCTCATGCTGGCACCACAGCGCCCAACGCATTCCGGCTATGATAGGCCAGATCGAAGGCGGTGAAGGTTTTGCCGTGCATCGAACCTATCTGAGTTCGGGCGGGTCAAAAGCGGAACTTTCGCCAAACAGAGCCATGCTCGGAAGCTGCAAGGGCGGCGCTGTGCGCGTGTGTGATGGCAATGGGCCGTTGGTTGTTGCCGAGGGGATAGAGACGGCCCTATCGCTTGCCTCTGGCCTTCTTGATGGCCCTTCAATGATCTGGGCGGCGCTTTCTACATCTGGGATGCAAGCGCTTTCACTTCCCGCCTTGCCTCACAAAATGATCATTGCCTCTGACAGTGATGACAATGGCGCTGGGCGCAGAGCGGCGCAGGCATTAGCCCAACGAGCGAGCCAGTTAGGGTGGGAGGTGTCCCTACTCCCCGCCCCGCAAGGACAAGATTGGAATGATTATTTGAACATGAAAGGCGGTGCAGCATGA
- a CDS encoding AlpA family transcriptional regulator: protein MTKILKRPEVESRTGLSRSTIYAGMTKGTFPQAVKLGPRAVGWREADIVSWLDGLKLRNEV, encoded by the coding sequence ATGACTAAAATACTCAAACGACCCGAAGTAGAAAGCCGCACAGGGCTTTCCAGATCGACTATTTACGCTGGAATGACGAAAGGCACCTTCCCCCAAGCGGTTAAGCTGGGACCACGTGCCGTTGGATGGCGTGAAGCTGATATTGTTAGCTGGCTTGATGGCCTCAAACTTCGCAATGAGGTTTGA
- the trpA gene encoding tryptophan synthase subunit alpha, translated as MTRIDAEFAELQAAGKKAFVAYVMAGDPDYDTSLEIVRGLPGAGVDIIELGIPFTDPMADGPTIQLAGQRALEAGQTLEKTLQIARELRKENDTTPIVLMGYYNPIYSRGVDRFLKDAVAAGIDGLIIVDLPPEEDSELCIPAQAAGINFIRLATPTTDDKRLPKVLQNTSGFVYYVSITGITGAAAAQAADVAPEVARIKAKTDLPVIVGFGVRTPEAAQDIAAVADGTVVGSAIVERIGKGDSPADVLAFVKSLADGAHRA; from the coding sequence ATGACACGGATCGACGCCGAATTCGCCGAACTTCAGGCCGCGGGCAAAAAGGCGTTTGTTGCCTATGTCATGGCGGGCGACCCCGATTATGACACCTCGCTCGAGATCGTGCGCGGGTTGCCGGGTGCGGGCGTGGATATCATCGAACTTGGCATCCCCTTTACCGATCCGATGGCCGACGGCCCGACGATCCAACTGGCAGGCCAGCGCGCGTTGGAGGCCGGGCAAACCCTGGAAAAGACCCTGCAAATCGCGCGTGAATTGCGCAAGGAAAACGACACGACGCCGATCGTGCTGATGGGCTATTATAACCCGATCTATTCGCGCGGCGTCGATCGCTTCCTCAAGGACGCAGTGGCCGCAGGGATCGATGGGCTGATCATCGTCGATCTGCCCCCCGAAGAGGACAGCGAATTGTGCATCCCCGCGCAGGCCGCGGGCATCAACTTCATCCGCCTTGCCACCCCCACGACGGACGACAAACGCCTGCCAAAAGTGCTGCAAAACACATCCGGTTTCGTCTATTATGTCTCGATCACCGGCATCACTGGTGCGGCAGCAGCCCAAGCCGCAGATGTGGCCCCCGAAGTGGCGCGTATCAAAGCCAAGACCGACCTGCCCGTGATCGTCGGCTTTGGCGTGCGCACGCCTGAAGCGGCACAAGATATCGCCGCCGTGGCCGATGGCACCGTGGTCGGGTCAGCCATCGTCGAACGGATTGGCAAAGGCGACAGCCCCGCCGATGTCCTGGCCTTTGTCAAATCCCTCGCCGACGGCGCACACCGCGCCTGA